cacaacaCATGAAAAGACATTGAACTATTCGAAGTAACTTGATGTATCAACATCAACAGTTCATGAACTTAGTTCATGAGCTTTAAGCAATAGGAGGTAAAAATAATCTGAACTCAAAGATCAATCAGTGGTAATGGCCTACATACTTCTAATTCATTACTTGACACTTGTACCTTACTTTTTCTTTGTTGAACAAATCTTTTagttaaaacaattaaaaataatgtagaaaaatataaaaataataacaaatatagaTAAAGACgtttatgaaataattcttaaaaaatactacagttttcaattgtttaaatttagaattttttttaaagaatgacAGTTGTCAATTGTCTGACAAGTGGTACTTGTTCTCGCATAATTTAATAATCATCAATTAAACACGAACAAAGAAGACAGTGTCAATGACCAAAGAATCAAAGGTTGAATACGAAATTGATTACATTTGTATTGCACAACTGTCATACTCATATTCCGCAAAAAAATTGTGTTTAGTGCAAGGCCACAATCTTTGGCTTCGAATCGTCTGACCCTGGCGCCCAATTTAGCAGACTACAGAACATTCTAATATGGTGATTACTCCACTTGTGAATCATTGGCGTAAATACTAAGAAATCTTGAAGTAcacaaataaaagaaataaataggTGTAAATTTATGCGAATGAATAAAGTAATGTTGTATGAAAAATAAACGATTTAGCGTACCTTCAACCCATTGATTCGAGTGAAATTTTCAACGAGTGAGGCGGTCCGAGACAACATGGTAGCCATCTTACTAAAGGAGTAGCAGTGGACTGCGAAATGTAAGCTGCGCCTTCATGTCCCCACCTTTCTTGACGTTTCCTACAAAAACATGACGCAAACTCCGCGGACGAAACACGGTGGCAGCACTATTATGCGCTGTCGAAACACTTTGTGAaagttttatttcttttgaataattaaaatatcatttcACCGTTATTAATAGTTACTAATCAATCCTTTTTCTTTTCATGATTcaaaagaattaaattatttgtttcagattttcaacTTTACATATTTACGCACttttagttttacatttataagtgttgaacatataaaataataatcatGCGCATTATTTTCGTGACGACATTGATAAGCCAAGcacttataatttaatataaaatacatgttaTAACAATGTATCCAATGTACAGAGAATTTGAATGATGTTTTATAGATGTTATTGAAAAAGCAAAATAAATTAGTACtacaattttaaagaaaatatttattttttataaatacgtttacatctacaaatttatatagaaaataGAAGATATAAAAGATAGTCATTGTATACATTTTCTGACATTTTGTTTAAAGTTATTTGTATAACTAATGTAAAATCAGATTTAAAAGTACAAAcagattatattttgaaatactgattaattaatgttatttgaatcccatttttaaaaatcattttgatGTTTTATCAGCCTTTACTTTAGGTTTGACGACAATATCCATATCTAATGAATTTGCTGCTTTTACCATGAATGCTAATTTTACAGCTGCTTCAGCTGCCATGGCAAAATCATCCACGGCAATAACTTTCAATTGTGCCTGTTGAATCAAAGTTCTTGCTTGTTCTACATTAGTTCCCTATATAAATCAATATAAGGAAGGAAATTTGTAATAATCTTTTACAATttcttattgaaaatattattaaattacctgTAATCTTACGACTATTGGAAcagttaaatttaattctttaGATGCAGTAATAATTCCCTCAGCTATTATATCACATCTCATAATACCACCAAATATATTTACTAAAATCGCTTCTacctaaaaattgtatatttttttatcaaatcttaatcaaaaaatttattaatactcaTACCAAATTTTCTAAGTACCTTTGGATCAGAGACTATTATTTTAAATGCTTCTTTCACAGTTTCTGTAGTAGCAGTACCACCTACGTCTAAAAAATTGGCTGGCATACCaccatacaattttataatatccaTAGTAGCCATTGCTAATCCAGCTCCATTTACCATACAGCCTATATTTCCATCCAAAGCTATAtagttcaaattaaatttttctgcTTGAACTTCATTAGGATTCATTTGTGAAAAATCCTGTAGAGCAAACAGATCTTTCTGCCTGAATGCAGAACTATCATCAAAAGAACATTTACAATCTAGAGCATAATCTGGAAACGGACATTAATATCAGTCAaccttatttaaaaaatttctttttatacgtACATTCTCCACAGATGTCTAAAGCAAATGGATTAATTTCAAGTAGCAAAGCTTCTTTCTCAATGAACAATTCATAAAGATTACAAATAATTTGTGAGGTAATTTTTTTGCCTTCATCTTCTATTCCCAATTTACCCACAATGGTTTTTACTTGTTCAGGTGTTAAACCTTCCATTATATTAATCGGTACATATGATATAGCTTCAGGATTTTTTGCAGCAATATCTTCGATATTAACACCACCTTGTTTAGATACGATTATAACAGGTCCCTATAATTGTTTTTCTTTTAAGCATGTATCCAATTACTTCTTTTATAATTTGCTTACATCAAAAGAAGTCTCCATCATTACTGACATATAATATTCTTTACGTGGAAACATACGAGTTGTTACCATTaccgaattacaaatttttccagCTGCACCAGTTTGTTTTGTTACTAACAATTTACCTATCATGTTGCTACTAATAGTTTTTGCTTGTTCAGGGCTGCAAAttacattgaaaaatttgttaaaatacacaTACAACAATGTGCAAAGAGAATTGAttgagtaataaataatttgattctGAATTAAACTCACGTTTCACACATAACAACTCCATGGACGTTAGTGCCTTTGAAGTGTCCTATACCACGACCACCAGCAAGAACTTGAGCTTTTAAAACAATGTCTTTTGTTTTTAAATCTGCGGCTATTTTTGCTGCCTCATCTGGAGTCTTGGCCACTCCAAATGGTGGTGTCGGAATTCCAGCTTCTTTTAATAAACTATATGCGATATGTTCATGAACTTGCAAGTGTCGAGTTTGTTGAACAGTCCACTGTTTCAGAATAGATGTTCGAGCCAAAagctagaaaattatttttaaaaattaacactGTCCGAACAGTttggattttcatattttaatgtaattatacTAGACTTAActgtttatttatattcatatttaattacgtataaaatgaaatatttaccgTTCCTTCTATTCTTTGAGCGAATTTCGTCAATGACAAAATTCTtgtcattttgtaaattattaattttgaaactttctttacagatatacatatatgaatacatTTAATACGTTCATTTAAAAAGTTACTTGATTGCTGTAAGAATGTCTGAAGTAATTTTGTTGTGTATAAATATTACAAGATATTTTGCTTGTAAAACCATATTATAGAACCTTCAACTTACAAAAACAATTAAGTCAAGTAGGCGATGAATATAAAACATgtactatatatacatatatgtagtcTTATCATATTAATAACTCCATGGTTTttcgtataattaatattatattgacGTATAATACCTGCCATACAATATGTACatttcaaaaatgtaattcGTTGCTTAAGATAAAtctaaataattaacaaaattattccgTTAGTTAGATTAAATCTTTATATCAATGCAATAAAGATTCTATTTAggaaatatgtattaaatgtgtatgaaatatgtttatacaataaaatataaaaagccaATTTACATTGTACTTCTGTTATACGTTATGtatattctgattatatgacTTTCTTATAagcatttaattatttatgtattactGATGTAATAGAACAAGTTCATACTATGCTATATATATTGCATTAGGATTTCGAAGTTAGATGTAAATGAGTTTTGTAATAATATCGTTCAttacgataattattattttaactaaCTTTTTCTTCAGAGTAAACCTATGTCGATTTTAATAACATACATTTGacaaaatttgtgaagtttttataattagcaacataattttcatatttaattccTTTCTCGCTATTTAACAAACTAAAGTATGATTGAAATCACATCTTGTCATAAATGTGTTaaatctaataaaaaataacatttactggatttttaaattaaatgttatttaCACTAACAGAAAAGTTTATGTTTATTTGAAACATTCagaaacaatttgaaatttgtttatCACGAAAAAAGTTTACTGTGAATTTTCTTTTCTTATATGTTACACATCTTGCTAATTTCTTAAGCTtaactaatttaattttgtttctatAGAACACGAATTAAATATAGATtcgataaatgaaaaatgaattagatatcACGACGCAAAATATTGTTAGAACCAGAAGATAATGCAAGTATTAAATTTAGCAAAAATTGAATCTATCATGTCTATCGCTTCCAAGTATTCCAAAGATAAATGTTGTAcatcttacaaatttaaaaatgatttccaTATTGCTTAAAGTATAGAACAAAACTAAGTCAAGAATATTCAAGTAGCTGagctattttttcatttaataccATTTTATCTATGCtttaagtataaaaattcaCTTCTGGCCTCAGCAGTCTTACGTTCTaaatacaaaacaaaattttcttttccAGACTTAAAAACTAAATCTATCATTAAGCGTTCTGCCGGTAACACCAAGATTTCCAGATAAGCTGTACATGAGCTCGCTGAAAGTACGATCATCTACGTCGGCTCCTGCATCTGATGATGGCGTGTTACGTGTGCGAGAACGGGACCGTGAACGTGACCTCGAACGTTGTCGGCTAAATAAAGGTGCTCGACCAACCTGAAATCCATGAATTCTTACGTGTTGTATAAGAAGTAAATTACCATGTACTTAATAAAGATATTAAGAACATGCGGGTATCCGAAACATATTAAATCCTTGAGTGATCCAATTATATtacacaaatttagaaatttagatttttaggttttttaaaatttggaaattttcacgaTAATTCAAATCTAAAGCATACCATATTTAAGCTTTGTACACTTTGTCTAAACGGTGAACGTCCTCTTGGCAACGGGCGCAAATTGTTTATGACACTCCCATTTCGACTTGGTGCAAGTGTGACAGGACGTTGATGAGTGCCTGGACTATATTCATTCCCCAATGTGCACATGAAGTTCACGCTTGAATTCGTATTTAATCGTGAGGAACTATAACATCGTATTACTTCAATTAAAGTGTAcacacaaataaattgtacggacatacgaaattgtataaaataaaatacttcagaacagtaaattataaaagttttaaTCATACTTCATTCTCATCAACTTTTGTTCATATTGCGCCCGTCTTTGTGCACGAGCAATTTGATCCGAGCGTAATCCACCGGTAGTAAAACGACGTTGAGATGTTAAAATTTGTTGTCTTCTCTCTGTAGATCTTTGCTGAAGTGACATTAACGATTTTCCAGCTTGAGGTATCtgcaaaaaaagaaattattttagttttaaagctattaatattttaactcgATGTATATATTAACTTACTCTGAATTGATTTTGTAAAGACAGTCTCTGATTTTGTCTTTGTAACAATAATTGTTTTGCCCTTTTAACACGATTCCGATAGGCAATTTGAGCAGGGCTTTGATATCCCAACCGATTATGAACCGAAGTTGGATCACGTAGATTTGGTAAACTGTTTGTTCGTTTCAATGTAGTTTTATTATTAGTGAAAAATCCTCCTTGAGTAAATGTCAAGTTTGTACGACTTCTGCTACGAGTTAAACCAAATCTATTGCTTCGTCCACGACGTGCATTAAACGCTCCTCGTGCATTAGTTTTTTGATTTAATGTCAAGTTACTTCTTGACCTGGTTAAACCAGTGCTTTTCTTGTATCGTTTTCTCACAAAACCACCACGtacattgttattattattttgtccaGCTTGCCACGTTTGCTCTTTTTTAACAGTCCCAACATTACGTTTCACTCTAGCTCCTCTACCCCTGAGTCCACTGCGTCCTCTTGCACTTCCTCGAGTGCGTTTAGTACTGCCTTTTCCACTGGGAGTCCCagcctttttctttttctcctttttctccATCTTTATGATTTCATCTTAAAAGGAAGAAAATTCAAAAGGTTTAGTGAACGTACGGCCTTAATGGTGCAGAAAGTTAATTTGTGTTAAGCTTTAATCTCGAATATCTGAAAAGTCTCCTCTTGAACAGACGACGCTGAAGAATAACTCAAGACAAGATATTCAATTCTGATTTAGTTCCATTGAGGGAATTGTGGTTTTCATTAATCGTTTCCCTGATTTTCTTCCAACATATATGCATACTTGGGACAATCACACTGGATATTAATTTGAaacgtacatatatgtatgtatatatgcttATTAACACGTTTGAAtatgtttttaatatatttactcAGCCACTTAAGGATGCATTAAAACAAActaattttttgtaatatttaaaataaataataataatagcaacataaactatatatatatatatatattattcaaaaatcaaaaacatagaatttaatgaaatattgcaAATCTGTGAGCAATAAATCATTAATGTTTTAATATACTACTACTCCATGTGCAACAAGCAagtttatacatgtatataaatatgAGTTTATTTAAATTGATGAGGTTTTCATATACTTTTCTGTAATGCATTAAACTATATTCTATTGTAATATAAGGAACAttaagtttaaatttataatgcaatatatttgagcagaaatttttcaaaaattaaaattattctttttcaCAAAAGCCATTTTTGATCAATTTAATAAGCGATAGTAATTCTTCATTCACATCATTTATTCtcttttgtttaaatttgtaaatttcacaatttcacaagtaTTTTCTCAAACATTTCACTTGCTCTTTCTATTCATCACTGCTTCATTCTTCAAATTTGATTCCAACTTTTTTTGTTACAACTTTCTGcacattttaataatatctcTGC
The nucleotide sequence above comes from Megachile rotundata isolate GNS110a chromosome 13, iyMegRotu1, whole genome shotgun sequence. Encoded proteins:
- the LOC100877408 gene encoding succinate--CoA ligase [ADP-forming] subunit beta, mitochondrial codes for the protein MTRILSLTKFAQRIEGTLLARTSILKQWTVQQTRHLQVHEHIAYSLLKEAGIPTPPFGVAKTPDEAAKIAADLKTKDIVLKAQVLAGGRGIGHFKGTNVHGVVMCETPEQAKTISSNMIGKLLVTKQTGAAGKICNSVMVTTRMFPRKEYYMSVMMETSFDGPVIIVSKQGGVNIEDIAAKNPEAISYVPINIMEGLTPEQVKTIVGKLGIEDEGKKITSQIICNLYELFIEKEALLLEINPFALDICGEYYALDCKCSFDDSSAFRQKDLFALQDFSQMNPNEVQAEKFNLNYIALDGNIGCMVNGAGLAMATMDIIKLYGGMPANFLDVGGTATTETVKEAFKIIVSDPKVEAILVNIFGGIMRCDIIAEGIITASKELNLTVPIVVRLQGTNVEQARTLIQQAQLKVIAVDDFAMAAEAAVKLAFMVKAANSLDMDIVVKPKVKADKTSK
- the LOC100880501 gene encoding uncharacterized protein LOC100880501 isoform X1, which produces MRIKKISSSMIFELLRNKYRLYNVYLKQYNDEIIKMEKKEKKKKAGTPSGKGSTKRTRGSARGRSGLRGRGARVKRNVGTVKKEQTWQAGQNNNNNVRGGFVRKRYKKSTGLTRSRSNLTLNQKTNARGAFNARRGRSNRFGLTRSRSRTNLTFTQGGFFTNNKTTLKRTNSLPNLRDPTSVHNRLGYQSPAQIAYRNRVKRAKQLLLQRQNQRLSLQNQFRIPQAGKSLMSLQQRSTERRQQILTSQRRFTTGGLRSDQIARAQRRAQYEQKLMRMNSSRLNTNSSVNFMCTLGNEYSPGTHQRPVTLAPSRNGSVINNLRPLPRGRSPFRQSVQSLNMVGRAPLFSRQRSRSRSRSRSRTRNTPSSDAGADVDDRTFSELMYSLSGNLGVTGRTLNDRFSF
- the LOC100880501 gene encoding uncharacterized protein LOC100880501 isoform X3; the protein is MNRKNEIIKMEKKEKKKKAGTPSGKGSTKRTRGSARGRSGLRGRGARVKRNVGTVKKEQTWQAGQNNNNNVRGGFVRKRYKKSTGLTRSRSNLTLNQKTNARGAFNARRGRSNRFGLTRSRSRTNLTFTQGGFFTNNKTTLKRTNSLPNLRDPTSVHNRLGYQSPAQIAYRNRVKRAKQLLLQRQNQRLSLQNQFRIPQAGKSLMSLQQRSTERRQQILTSQRRFTTGGLRSDQIARAQRRAQYEQKLMRMNSSRLNTNSSVNFMCTLGNEYSPGTHQRPVTLAPSRNGSVINNLRPLPRGRSPFRQSVQSLNMVGRAPLFSRQRSRSRSRSRSRTRNTPSSDAGADVDDRTFSELMYSLSGNLGVTGRTLNDRFSF
- the LOC100880501 gene encoding uncharacterized protein LOC100880501 isoform X2; this translates as MSEIDAKVNMSLDEIIKMEKKEKKKKAGTPSGKGSTKRTRGSARGRSGLRGRGARVKRNVGTVKKEQTWQAGQNNNNNVRGGFVRKRYKKSTGLTRSRSNLTLNQKTNARGAFNARRGRSNRFGLTRSRSRTNLTFTQGGFFTNNKTTLKRTNSLPNLRDPTSVHNRLGYQSPAQIAYRNRVKRAKQLLLQRQNQRLSLQNQFRIPQAGKSLMSLQQRSTERRQQILTSQRRFTTGGLRSDQIARAQRRAQYEQKLMRMNSSRLNTNSSVNFMCTLGNEYSPGTHQRPVTLAPSRNGSVINNLRPLPRGRSPFRQSVQSLNMVGRAPLFSRQRSRSRSRSRSRTRNTPSSDAGADVDDRTFSELMYSLSGNLGVTGRTLNDRFSF